In Deinococcus maricopensis DSM 21211, the sequence CGGCAGGACCGTGAGGGCGCCCACGCCCACCAGCGCGGCCATCACCAGCAGCGTCAGCAGCGCGGGGCGGGCGACGCTCGCGTTCGGGCGCGTCGGCACGGGCGGGAGCGCGTCCAGCTGCGCGAGCACCCGCGCCGCGCGGCCCCGCAGGCGCGAACGCTCCGCGTGCACGGCGTCTGCGTCCTGCTCCCCGCGGTCCACCTGGTCGTCCAGGTCCCGCAGGGCGCGCAGCAGCGCTTCGCGCTCGGCCAGCAGGTCCTCGTGCCCGTCGTCGACCACGTCCGGCGCGGGTCGGCTCAGCGGGTGCGCGACCAGCAGAACCGTCGCGATCACCAGCAGCGCCAGCGTGAACAGCACCGCCAGCGTCATGGGCGCTCCTTGTCATGGCGCGCGAGTTCGGCGTCCACACGCGCCAGCGCTTCCGGGCTCACGTCTGGCGCCGTCACGGGCAGGCGCGCGCGGCGCAGGTACCCGAACAGCACTGCGCCGCCAATAGCGAACATCACGGCGGGCAGGCCCCACAGCAGCAGGTTCACGCCGCTTTTGGGCGGGTCGAGCAGCACCGTGTCGCCGTACCGCGTGGCGAAGAACGCGAAGATGTCCGCGTCGCTGCGGCCCGACTGCACCTGCTCGCGCACCTCGCGCAGCATCTGCTTGCTGATGGTGTTGCCGCTTTCCGTGATGGGCAGCCCCTGGCAGACCGGGCAGCGCAGCCGGTTCCCGATGGACAGCGCGCGGCCCTCCTGCGCGGGCGTCAACGCCAGCGCGACGCCCGCGAGGCACAGCAGCAGCGCCAGCAGCGTTCTCACTGGCTGACCCCGATGGTCTTCAACTGCCGGGTCAGGACGTCCCGCGTGACCTCCTGACGCACGTGCGCGCGGATCACGCCGGTCTTGTCGATGAAGAACGTTTCCGGCACGGCCGCCACGCCGTAATCGATGGCGATGCGGCTGCCCGGGTCGCGGACGTTCGGGTACGCGAGGTTGTACTCGCCGATGAAGTCCCTGAGCGCCGACACGTTGTCGTCCGCGTAGATCACGCCGACGATGGCGAGGCCCTGCGCGCGCTGCTGGCGCGCCACGTCGCTGAGCAGCGGCGCCTCGTTGCGGCACGGTGGGCACCATGACGCCCAGAAGTTCAGCAGGACCGGTCGGCCCCGCAGGCTCGCGAGCGTCACGGTGTTGCCGTTCAGGTCCTTGAGGGTGAAGTTCGGTGCGGCCTTACCGACCAGCGGGCCGGTGGCGCCCGTGCGGGCGCTGTCACTCTGGCGCGTCAACGCCACGGCGAACACGACGACCAGCAGGAACGCCAGCGCGGGCGGCAGCAGGCGGCGCCACGTGGGCACCGCGGGAGGGGAGGAGGGGGAGGTGGTCACGTTAGGACTCCATTCGTTGAGGGAAGCGGGCCGGGTGAGCTCAGTCGGCGGGCAGCGCCACGGACTGCACGGCGGCGCGCTGCACGCGAGCGGGCGTGAGGGTCAGGACGGCGCCCGCGACGATCACCAGCGTGCCCACCCAGATCCATGACACCAGCGGCGACTCGATCAGGCGCACACTCGCCCACCCGCCCTGCGGGTCGGCGGCGGTCAGCACGAGGTACGTGTCGCCCAGCACGGCGTAGCGCACGGCCGGCGTGGGGAACGGCTGATCGCCGGCCTGCAGGTACACGTTGTTGCGCGGGCGGAAGTTCGCGCCGTCGAGGCGCACGTCGGCGATCAGGCTGCGGCGCTCCGGGTGCGTTTCGTTGCTCAGGCCGTTCAGGGTCAGCGTGTGCCCGAGGACAGTGGTGTTCTGACCGGTGCGGAGCGTCACCTCGTCGCTGCGTTTGTACGCGCCGCTGAACGCCACGCCGAGTGCCAGCACGACCAGCCCCAGGTGCGCGAGGTACGCGCCCATGCGGCGCGGCTGCTCCGGGAACAGCGCCGCGAAGCTGCCGCGCGTGCGCGTGGCGCGCGCCGTGAGGACGATCAGGCCGGCCACGTTGTACGCGGCGAGCGCGACCGTGAGGGCCACGCCGGGCACGCGCGCGCCCAGCGCGAACGCGAGCACGCCCGCGACGACGCCCGCCCCGACGGGCACGCGCAGCGCTTCACGCAGGCGCTCGCCGGGCGCGCGCCGCCACGGCAGCAGCGGCCCCACACCCATCAGCAGCAGCAGCCCCAGCCCGAGCGGCACGCCGAACGCATTGAAGAACGGCGAGCCCACGCTGGTCTTGCGGCCCGTCGCGGCCTCCACCAGCACCGGGAACAGCGTGCCGAGCAGCACCATGACGCTGAACGTCAGGAACAGCCAGTTCGCGGCGAGGAACGCGCCCTCGCGGCTCACGGCGCTCGGCGCGTCGTCCTCGTCGCGCAGCAGCGGCCCGCGCCACGCGGCGAGCGCGAAGCCCGCCACCAGAATGAACGCCAGGAACCCCAGGAACACCGCGCCGACCGGGCCGCTCGCGAACGCGTGCACGCTCTGCACCACGCCGCTGCGGTTGATGAACGTGCCCAGCACCGTCGTCGCGTACGCCAGCACGATCAGCCACACGTTCCATGCTTTCAGGAGGCTGCGGCGCTCCTGAATCTGCACGCTGTGCAGGAATGCCGTCGCGAGCAGCCAGGGGATGAAGCTGGCGTTCTCGACCGGGTCCCACGCCCAGTACCCGCCCCACCCGAGCGTCTCGTACGACCACCAGCCGCCCGCCACGATGGCGGCCGTCAGGAACGTCCACGCGACCAGCGTCCAGCGGCGCGTCTGCGTCACCCACGCGCTCGTCAGGCGGCCTGTGACCAGCGCGGCCACCGCGTACGCGAACGGCACCGCGAGGCCCACGAACCCCAGGTACAGCAGCACGGGGTGCACGGCCATCATCCAGTGGTTCTGCAGGGCTGGGTTCGGACCGGCGCCGTCCGCAGGGATACTGGCGAGCGGCGTGAACGGGCTGGCGATGGTGGCGTCCACGCCCAGGAAGAAGATCAAGGACACGAACATGGCGCCCATCGCCCACGGCGCGAGCGCGTCGCGGCGCAGCGTGAGGCTCAGCACGAACGCGTACAGCGAGAGCATCCACGCCCACAGCAGGATGCTGCCCTCCAGCGCCGCCCACAGCGTCACGACTTTCACCCACGTGGGGCTGGCGCGCATGCTGTGCTCCGCGACGTACCGCACACTGAAGTCGTCCCGCAGCAGGGAACTCTGCAGCACCAGCAGCGCCAGCGTCGTGAACGCGAACACCGCCCACGACGCGCGGCGCGCGGCGCCCGTGGCGCGCGCGTCACCGCGCACGCCGCCCAGGACGCCCAGTGCGGCGCCCCACAGGGCGAACGCGAGGGCCACGAGCAGGCTCAGCTGCCCGAGCGCGCCCATCGGCGACGCCTCAAACGAAATCAAGTTCAGCACGACTCTCCCCGGCGCCGCGCGGCGCCACAACCGTCAGTTGGTGGTTTCTTCGAGGAGGCGGCGCACGTCCGCCTGGTTCTTCGGCGTGCGGTACTCCTCGCTGTGCTTCACGAGCAGCTCCTGCCCGACGAACACGCCCTGCTGGAAGTGCCCGCGCACCACGACGCCCTGGTTCTCCTTGAACAGGTCCGGCACGGCCCCCACGTACCGTACGGGGTAACTGGCGGTCCCGTCCGTGATGGTGAAGCTGAGGTTCAGGGTGTCCCGGTCGTACTGCGCGGCCTTCACGAGCCCGCCGAGGCGCAGCGTGCGGTTCTGCAGGGTCGCCTGCTGCTGCTGGTACTCCACGGGCGTCACGAAGAACTCCAGGCTCTTGTTCAGGCTGCCGTACGCCAGGAAGGCGCCAACGCCGATCAGCCCCGCGAACGCCAGCGCGTACGGCAGCGGCTGGCGCTTGCGGCGCCGCGCGCGCGGCAGGGGCGTGCCGGGCAGCGGGGGCTGGGTCACGCGCGGTCCTCCGGCTGCTGCGCGCGTTCGTGCCACAGGCGCGACCACACGAAGTACAGGTAGCCGAACAGCACGATGAACGTCACGGCGTACACGATCAGGACGTACACGCTGTACTTATCCATGGCGGACCTCCAGGTCGAAGGCGCGTTCCTCGCGTTCCTCGGCGAGGCGCGCGAGCGTGCCGCGCACGCGTAGCAGGTAGACGTACAGCAGCGTGAACGCGACCGTCATGATCAGCAGCTCCACGCCGTAGATGGGGGCGGCCTTGAACTGCACCTTGCCGAGCAGGTTCAGCGTGGGCGTCTGGTGAATGCTGCGCCACCAGTACACGCTCATGTAGTTGACGGGAACGTACAGCGTGCCCGCCACGCCGATCACGGCGGCCACGCGCGCGCGGCGTTCCGGCTCCTCAATCATGCCGCGCACCAGCAGGTACCCGCCGTAGATCAGCAGGCTGAGCGCCGTCGTCGTGAGGCGTGGCTCCCACACCCAGTACGTGCCCCAGGTGGGTTTCGCCCACAGCATGCCGCCCACCAGGGTGCTCACCGTGAACACCAGGCCGATTTCCGCGCTGGCCATGGACAGCCGGTCGAACGAACGCCCCCGCGTGATGAGGTACAGCAGGCCGAACAGGCCCGTCCCGCCGTACGCGAGGTACGATAACCACGCGCTGGGCACGTGCACGAACATCAGCCGCACGAGGGAACCCTGGTTCACGTCGGGCGGCACCACGAACGCCAGCGTGAAGCCCACCAGCAGCAGCAGCAGGGTCACGAGGCCAAGTCCAGTTGTCAGGCGATCACGCATCATCCGTTATTGTCTCCCAAGGTGGCGTCCCGGACCGTGAAGCCATGAGGTGCCCGGACGCGTTACCGTACGCTCAGCATCGTCCAGATGGGCATAAAAACCAAGTCCGAATGCCCCGAAACAGCGCGCCCCGCCCCCAGTGGGCTCGGCCGAGAAGGCCCACCCATGCGCGGTGAGCGCCTCACGCCGTGAGCTGCCGCAGGTGCATAACGTCCGCCGCGTGCAGCGCGCGGGTGGCCGGAGCGCCTGCAGAGTGACGCATGGTTCACTCCACAGCGTACGGAAACAGCAGCGCGCTCACGATGATGCTGCCCACATCGAACGCCACGAGGAAGGTCAGCCACGCGCGCACCTCATCGCCTGCATCGCCCGCGAGCAGCAGCGTCGTCACGCGCGTACCCGCCAGGATGACCGGCACCAGCACGGGGAACGCCAGGGCGGGCAGGAGCGCCTCACGCGCGCGCAGGTTCACGGTCACGGCCGCGTAGAAGGTGCTCGCCGCCGTGAGGCCCAGCAGCCCCAGCAGGAACGTCAGGCCGAGCAGCGGCAGCGGCACGCGCGGCGCGTCCTGCCCGCCGAACGCG encodes:
- the ccsA gene encoding cytochrome c biogenesis protein CcsA, whose protein sequence is MMRDRLTTGLGLVTLLLLLVGFTLAFVVPPDVNQGSLVRLMFVHVPSAWLSYLAYGGTGLFGLLYLITRGRSFDRLSMASAEIGLVFTVSTLVGGMLWAKPTWGTYWVWEPRLTTTALSLLIYGGYLLVRGMIEEPERRARVAAVIGVAGTLYVPVNYMSVYWWRSIHQTPTLNLLGKVQFKAAPIYGVELLIMTVAFTLLYVYLLRVRGTLARLAEEREERAFDLEVRHG
- a CDS encoding cytochrome c-type biogenesis protein, which encodes MRTLLALLLCLAGVALALTPAQEGRALSIGNRLRCPVCQGLPITESGNTISKQMLREVREQVQSGRSDADIFAFFATRYGDTVLLDPPKSGVNLLLWGLPAVMFAIGGAVLFGYLRRARLPVTAPDVSPEALARVDAELARHDKERP
- a CDS encoding heme lyase CcmF/NrfE family subunit, which codes for MLNLISFEASPMGALGQLSLLVALAFALWGAALGVLGGVRGDARATGAARRASWAVFAFTTLALLVLQSSLLRDDFSVRYVAEHSMRASPTWVKVVTLWAALEGSILLWAWMLSLYAFVLSLTLRRDALAPWAMGAMFVSLIFFLGVDATIASPFTPLASIPADGAGPNPALQNHWMMAVHPVLLYLGFVGLAVPFAYAVAALVTGRLTSAWVTQTRRWTLVAWTFLTAAIVAGGWWSYETLGWGGYWAWDPVENASFIPWLLATAFLHSVQIQERRSLLKAWNVWLIVLAYATTVLGTFINRSGVVQSVHAFASGPVGAVFLGFLAFILVAGFALAAWRGPLLRDEDDAPSAVSREGAFLAANWLFLTFSVMVLLGTLFPVLVEAATGRKTSVGSPFFNAFGVPLGLGLLLLMGVGPLLPWRRAPGERLREALRVPVGAGVVAGVLAFALGARVPGVALTVALAAYNVAGLIVLTARATRTRGSFAALFPEQPRRMGAYLAHLGLVVLALGVAFSGAYKRSDEVTLRTGQNTTVLGHTLTLNGLSNETHPERRSLIADVRLDGANFRPRNNVYLQAGDQPFPTPAVRYAVLGDTYLVLTAADPQGGWASVRLIESPLVSWIWVGTLVIVAGAVLTLTPARVQRAAVQSVALPAD
- the ccmE gene encoding cytochrome c maturation protein CcmE; translation: MTQPPLPGTPLPRARRRKRQPLPYALAFAGLIGVGAFLAYGSLNKSLEFFVTPVEYQQQQATLQNRTLRLGGLVKAAQYDRDTLNLSFTITDGTASYPVRYVGAVPDLFKENQGVVVRGHFQQGVFVGQELLVKHSEEYRTPKNQADVRRLLEETTN
- a CDS encoding TlpA family protein disulfide reductase codes for the protein MTTSPSSPPAVPTWRRLLPPALAFLLVVVFAVALTRQSDSARTGATGPLVGKAAPNFTLKDLNGNTVTLASLRGRPVLLNFWASWCPPCRNEAPLLSDVARQQRAQGLAIVGVIYADDNVSALRDFIGEYNLAYPNVRDPGSRIAIDYGVAAVPETFFIDKTGVIRAHVRQEVTRDVLTRQLKTIGVSQ